The following proteins are encoded in a genomic region of Aliiroseovarius sp. F47248L:
- the tsf gene encoding translation elongation factor Ts: MAITAALVKELRESTGVGMMDAKKALVENDGDMDAAVDWLRTKGLAKAAKKAGRTAAEGLVAVAVSGGKGVAVEVNSETDFVAKNAEFQQMVSGIANAALNAADLDALNAADLGGKSVADTITNKIATIGENMSLRRMASIEGESVVTYVHNAAADGMGKIGVLVAMNGGSEEFGRQVAMHIAAANPQALNEAELDGAVVEKERTILTEQARESGKPENIIENMIKGRMKKFLAEVTLLGQDFVINPDLTVEAAAKEAGAEIVGYVRMEVGEGIAKEEADFAAEVAAAVQG; this comes from the coding sequence ATGGCAATCACTGCTGCACTCGTCAAAGAACTGCGCGAATCCACAGGCGTCGGCATGATGGACGCGAAAAAAGCACTGGTCGAAAACGATGGCGACATGGACGCCGCTGTCGACTGGCTACGCACCAAGGGCCTGGCAAAGGCCGCCAAGAAAGCTGGCCGCACGGCCGCAGAAGGACTGGTGGCTGTCGCCGTGTCTGGCGGTAAAGGCGTGGCCGTTGAAGTGAATTCGGAAACTGACTTCGTTGCAAAGAACGCAGAATTCCAACAGATGGTTTCAGGGATCGCCAATGCTGCTCTGAACGCGGCTGATCTGGACGCGCTGAACGCGGCTGATCTGGGTGGCAAGTCTGTTGCCGATACGATCACCAACAAGATCGCCACCATTGGTGAAAACATGTCACTGCGCCGCATGGCGTCGATCGAAGGTGAAAGCGTTGTTACTTATGTTCACAACGCTGCCGCTGATGGCATGGGCAAGATCGGCGTTCTGGTTGCGATGAATGGCGGCTCGGAAGAATTTGGACGTCAGGTTGCGATGCACATTGCTGCTGCCAACCCGCAAGCCCTGAACGAAGCCGAACTTGACGGTGCTGTTGTTGAGAAAGAACGCACGATCCTGACCGAGCAAGCGCGTGAAAGCGGCAAGCCCGAAAACATTATTGAGAACATGATCAAAGGCCGCATGAAGAAATTCCTGGCCGAAGTGACCCTGCTGGGTCAGGACTTCGTGATCAACCCCGACCTGACCGTCGAAGCTGCCGCGAAAGAAGCCGGCGCCGAGATTGTCGGATATGTCCGCATGGAAGTGGGCGAAGGGATCGCAAAAGAAGAAGCCGATTTTGCTGCCGAAGTGGCCGCTGCCGTTCAAGGCTGA
- the phoU gene encoding phosphate signaling complex protein PhoU — MTEQHIASAFDRDLEEIQAHLMKMGGMVEDAIREGARSLKRRDEELAETVRKNDKKIDALDLQIQEECARLLALRQPIASDLRTVLTVMKVAANLERIGDYAKNMAKRTTVLVHMHPIDGASGAIKRMAGEAQSMLTDALDAYIRRDADLAHDVRQRDLEIDQMYNALFREFLTFMMEDPRNISSCMHLHFIAKNIERMGDHVTSIADQVIYLVTGEMPDEARPKGNAPNYEIPTATDAGAKA, encoded by the coding sequence ATGACCGAACAACATATCGCATCCGCGTTTGACCGCGACCTTGAAGAAATCCAGGCCCACCTGATGAAAATGGGCGGGATGGTCGAAGACGCCATCCGCGAAGGGGCCAGATCGCTGAAGCGTCGGGACGAGGAACTGGCCGAAACCGTGCGCAAAAATGACAAGAAGATTGACGCGCTGGATTTGCAAATCCAAGAGGAATGCGCGCGTTTGCTGGCTTTGCGTCAGCCGATTGCATCGGATCTGCGCACGGTTCTGACGGTAATGAAAGTCGCCGCAAATCTGGAAAGGATTGGCGACTATGCCAAAAACATGGCCAAACGCACCACTGTTCTGGTGCATATGCATCCGATTGATGGCGCATCAGGGGCAATCAAACGCATGGCAGGGGAAGCGCAATCTATGCTTACGGACGCGCTGGATGCCTATATACGCCGCGATGCTGATCTGGCGCATGATGTGCGCCAGCGCGACCTTGAGATCGACCAGATGTACAACGCTCTGTTTCGCGAGTTTTTGACCTTCATGATGGAGGATCCGCGTAACATTTCATCCTGTATGCATCTGCATTTCATCGCGAAAAATATCGAACGGATGGGGGATCATGTAACGTCGATTGCGGATCAGGTGATCTATCTGGTCACAGGTGAAATGCCGGACGAGGCACGCCCGAAAGGCAATGCGCCCAACTATGAAATTCCGACCGCCACCGATGCCGGAGCCAAGGCATGA
- the rpsB gene encoding 30S ribosomal protein S2: protein MALPDFSLRQLLEAGVHFGHQTQRWNPRMAPFIYGERNGIHIFDLTQTLPMLDAALNAVRETVAKGGRVLFVGTKRQAAGAIAEAAEKSAQYYMNHRWLGGTLTNWQTVSQSINRLKEFDEKLANGAEGLTKKERLGMEREQAKLQASLGGIRDMGGVPDLLFVIDVKKEALAIAEANKLGIPVVAVVDTNCPPEGVDYIIPGNDDAARAIALYCDLVSRSALDGMSAQLGAAGVDIGAMEEAPAEEAVAEAAEEAAPAE, encoded by the coding sequence ATGGCGCTGCCTGATTTTTCGCTGCGTCAGCTTTTGGAAGCTGGCGTTCACTTTGGTCACCAGACCCAACGCTGGAACCCCCGTATGGCTCCGTTCATCTATGGTGAACGCAATGGGATCCACATTTTTGACCTGACGCAAACCTTGCCGATGCTCGACGCCGCGCTGAACGCCGTGCGCGAGACCGTTGCCAAGGGTGGTCGTGTGCTGTTCGTCGGCACCAAGCGTCAAGCTGCTGGAGCAATTGCAGAAGCCGCTGAGAAGTCGGCCCAGTATTATATGAACCACCGTTGGCTGGGTGGCACGCTGACAAACTGGCAGACCGTATCGCAGTCGATCAACCGTCTGAAAGAATTTGACGAGAAACTTGCAAACGGCGCTGAAGGCCTGACCAAGAAAGAGCGTCTGGGCATGGAGCGCGAGCAGGCAAAACTGCAAGCCTCGCTGGGCGGTATCCGCGATATGGGTGGCGTGCCTGATCTTCTGTTCGTCATCGACGTGAAAAAAGAAGCACTGGCGATCGCTGAAGCCAACAAGCTGGGCATCCCGGTTGTAGCTGTCGTCGACACCAACTGCCCGCCGGAAGGTGTGGATTACATCATTCCGGGCAATGACGATGCAGCGCGCGCAATTGCTCTGTATTGCGATCTGGTGTCGCGTTCGGCACTGGACGGTATGTCGGCACAGCTTGGTGCCGCTGGTGTTGATATCGGCGCAATGGAAGAAGCCCCGGCAGAAGAAGCTGTGGCTGAAGCTGCAGAAGAAGCTGCCCCGGCCGAATAA
- a CDS encoding pseudouridine-5'-phosphate glycosidase, which yields MTIDLHFSPEVETARSTGQPIVALESTIITHGMPWPQNVETAREVEAVIRENGAVPATIAILDGQLHIGLTDAELEALGQAQDVAKLSRADLAACIATGGTGATTVAATMIAAHLAGIEVFATGGIGGVHRGAEDSFDISADLHELAKTPVTVVGAGAKAILDLPKTLEVLETLGVPVIAFGQTDFPAFWSRSSGLPAPLSMNDPAQIARAIKMRQSMNLAGGHFVANPIPSEDEIPTEVITPVIEEALTAAAAEGVAAKSVTPYLLDRIFHATDGASLVANIALVKNNARLAARIASELKV from the coding sequence ATGACCATAGACCTGCATTTCTCGCCCGAAGTCGAAACGGCACGTAGCACCGGCCAACCCATCGTCGCGCTGGAAAGCACGATCATCACGCATGGTATGCCATGGCCACAGAATGTTGAGACTGCGCGCGAGGTTGAGGCCGTCATCCGCGAAAATGGTGCCGTCCCAGCGACCATCGCTATTCTTGACGGACAGTTGCATATCGGTCTGACCGATGCCGAGCTTGAGGCTTTGGGTCAGGCCCAGGATGTGGCCAAGCTATCGCGCGCTGATCTGGCCGCGTGCATCGCGACCGGGGGCACAGGCGCAACGACGGTCGCCGCGACGATGATTGCGGCGCATCTGGCAGGCATCGAGGTTTTTGCGACCGGAGGCATCGGTGGCGTGCATCGTGGTGCAGAAGACAGCTTCGATATCTCCGCCGATTTACATGAGCTTGCCAAGACACCGGTGACGGTTGTTGGGGCTGGGGCAAAAGCCATCCTTGACCTGCCAAAGACGCTCGAAGTTCTGGAAACGCTCGGCGTGCCGGTCATTGCCTTTGGACAAACAGACTTTCCGGCGTTTTGGTCGCGCAGTTCCGGGCTGCCCGCTCCCTTGTCGATGAACGATCCAGCCCAAATCGCTCGCGCAATAAAAATGCGGCAAAGCATGAACCTGGCGGGTGGGCATTTCGTCGCCAACCCGATCCCTTCAGAGGATGAGATCCCGACCGAGGTGATCACCCCGGTGATCGAAGAGGCTTTGACCGCCGCCGCCGCAGAAGGAGTCGCGGCCAAATCCGTAACACCATATCTGTTGGATCGCATCTTTCACGCAACTGATGGCGCATCCTTGGTGGCAAATATTGCCCTTGTCAAAAACAATGCGCGCCTTGCTGCGCGCATTGCCAGTGAACTGAAGGTCTGA
- a CDS encoding DUF1153 domain-containing protein, which yields MFLKKVEGPRAVTLPDGSVMTRADLPPKTTRRWVASRKAAVVRGVMSGLISEKDAQELYALSEEELAEWIKAVSDHGEAALKATSLQRYRQP from the coding sequence ATGTTTTTAAAAAAAGTAGAGGGGCCGCGCGCTGTGACCCTACCGGATGGGTCAGTCATGACCCGCGCTGATCTGCCTCCCAAAACCACGCGGCGTTGGGTGGCCAGTCGCAAAGCAGCGGTTGTGCGGGGCGTGATGTCCGGGTTGATTTCCGAAAAAGACGCGCAAGAGCTTTATGCGTTGTCGGAAGAAGAATTGGCAGAGTGGATCAAGGCAGTTTCCGACCATGGTGAAGCGGCTTTGAAAGCGACATCGCTACAAAGGTATAGACAACCATAG
- the pstA gene encoding phosphate ABC transporter permease PstA codes for MTDAAFSDGAPNSAPHAASSLLTQDARTKKRNTAEARFRAYGIAAIAVGLIFLVVLISSIFFKGVGAFQQSFITLSVDLQEAKLDKSGTRDIEAIKKVTTFGYNPLIDDAIARAIADTGMENPFTKGKDLRKMISSGAAADIRDHVIAHPEQIGETVEFKLLASSRVDGYLKGRVTRESLARDKNLTPAHLDIVDALQTAGLVNRSFNLDFITGADASESRPEQAGIGVSMLGSLYMMLVVLACALPIGVAASIYLEEFALQNRFTDLIEVNIANLAAVPSIVFGILGLAVFIQFAHLPQSAPLVGGLVLTLMTLPTIIISTRASLKSVPPSIREAALGVGASKMQTVFHHVLPLAMPGILTGTIIGLAQALGETAPLLLIGMVGYIASNYPDGLIEGFMAPNSAMPAQIYEWAKRADPAYYERAWGGIIILLLFLMSMNIIAIILRRRFERRW; via the coding sequence ATGACCGACGCAGCATTTTCGGACGGCGCGCCCAATTCTGCCCCGCACGCCGCATCGTCACTGTTGACGCAGGACGCCCGCACCAAGAAACGCAACACGGCCGAGGCCCGTTTCCGCGCCTATGGCATCGCAGCCATCGCGGTTGGACTGATCTTTCTTGTGGTTCTGATCAGTTCGATTTTTTTCAAGGGCGTGGGCGCGTTTCAGCAAAGCTTCATCACCTTGAGTGTCGACCTTCAGGAAGCAAAACTGGACAAATCCGGCACCCGTGACATCGAGGCCATCAAGAAGGTGACAACGTTTGGTTACAACCCGCTGATTGACGATGCCATTGCCCGCGCCATAGCCGATACAGGTATGGAAAACCCGTTTACCAAAGGCAAAGATCTTCGCAAGATGATCAGTTCGGGCGCGGCGGCGGACATTCGTGACCATGTCATCGCCCATCCCGAACAGATCGGTGAAACGGTGGAATTCAAACTGCTCGCATCGTCTAGAGTCGATGGCTATCTGAAGGGCCGCGTGACTCGAGAAAGCCTGGCGCGGGACAAGAACCTGACGCCAGCACATCTAGATATCGTCGATGCGTTGCAAACGGCCGGGCTGGTGAACAGATCCTTTAATCTGGATTTTATCACCGGGGCGGATGCCTCGGAAAGCCGCCCGGAACAGGCGGGGATCGGTGTGTCAATGTTGGGCAGTCTCTATATGATGCTAGTGGTGCTCGCATGCGCATTACCAATCGGCGTGGCGGCGTCCATCTATCTTGAAGAATTTGCCCTGCAAAACAGGTTCACCGATCTGATCGAAGTCAACATTGCAAATCTTGCCGCGGTCCCGTCCATCGTTTTCGGCATCCTTGGCCTTGCTGTGTTCATCCAGTTCGCGCATTTGCCGCAATCCGCGCCGCTGGTGGGCGGGCTGGTCCTGACCCTGATGACGTTGCCGACGATCATCATCTCGACCCGCGCGTCGTTGAAATCAGTCCCGCCGTCGATCCGCGAAGCGGCTCTTGGGGTAGGAGCCTCTAAAATGCAAACGGTGTTCCACCATGTGTTGCCGTTGGCCATGCCGGGCATCCTGACAGGCACGATCATTGGTCTGGCGCAGGCACTTGGCGAAACTGCACCGCTGCTTTTGATCGGTATGGTGGGCTATATCGCGTCGAACTACCCCGATGGTTTGATCGAAGGGTTCATGGCGCCGAACTCGGCCATGCCCGCGCAAATCTATGAATGGGCCAAGCGCGCCGATCCCGCGTATTATGAACGGGCATGGGGCGGCATCATCATCCTGCTTCTTTTCCTCATGAGCATGAATATCATCGCAATCATCCTGCGCCGCCGGTTCGAGCGTCGCTGGTGA
- a CDS encoding PfkB family carbohydrate kinase has translation MNMKHDILCIGSVLWDVIGRTQQPMDIGSDEPGRITRLPGGVAMNIAKTVQRFNLRPAILTAIGRDAEGEELLAECGARGIITSYVYRPSGLPTDIYMAIEGPQGLVSALADAHSLEAAGDAILIPLEDGTLGSADAPFAGLIALDGNLTAPLLTDIAKRPSFAAADLRIAPASPGKARRLLPLMSHPGATLYLNREEAGYLAGRAFDNALEAAEGLLAAGANRVLVTDGGSFAADGSKAEDVIQTPCPAVRVRRITGAGDTFMAAHIAAETAGKSRIEALAHAQKTAAHYVSGEEVS, from the coding sequence ATGAACATGAAGCACGATATTCTTTGCATCGGGTCCGTTTTGTGGGACGTGATCGGGCGCACACAGCAGCCGATGGATATCGGCTCGGACGAGCCCGGCCGCATCACCCGCCTGCCCGGCGGTGTCGCGATGAACATCGCCAAAACGGTGCAGCGGTTCAACCTGCGCCCCGCGATTTTGACCGCCATCGGGCGTGACGCCGAAGGTGAAGAATTGTTGGCCGAATGCGGCGCACGCGGGATTATCACCTCATACGTTTACCGCCCCTCCGGTCTGCCGACGGATATCTACATGGCCATTGAAGGTCCACAGGGACTTGTTTCTGCACTGGCTGATGCCCATTCGTTGGAAGCTGCCGGCGATGCAATCCTGATTCCATTGGAAGATGGCACGTTGGGTTCAGCCGACGCACCTTTTGCGGGTTTGATCGCGCTTGATGGCAATCTGACGGCACCTCTGCTGACGGACATTGCCAAACGGCCCAGCTTTGCGGCGGCAGATTTACGCATCGCTCCAGCCAGCCCCGGCAAAGCACGCCGCTTGTTGCCATTGATGTCGCATCCCGGCGCCACGCTCTATCTGAACCGTGAAGAGGCAGGATATCTGGCTGGCAGAGCATTCGACAACGCGCTGGAGGCCGCCGAGGGGCTGCTTGCTGCAGGTGCCAACCGGGTGTTGGTCACGGATGGCGGCAGTTTTGCCGCGGATGGCAGCAAAGCAGAAGATGTTATCCAAACCCCCTGCCCTGCTGTGCGCGTACGTCGCATAACAGGCGCAGGCGATACTTTCATGGCCGCCCATATCGCCGCCGAAACGGCCGGCAAAAGCCGGATCGAAGCCCTGGCTCACGCCCAGAAAACCGCTGCCCATTATGTATCCGGAGAAGAAGTATCATGA
- the pstB gene encoding phosphate ABC transporter ATP-binding protein PstB, protein MNDMTKIERTAAMHDIKITAKNVQVHYGDTHAIKDVSVDIQDNTVTAFIGPSGCGKSTFLRCLNRMNDTIDICRVDGDIRLDGEDIYDKRVDPVQLRAKVGMVFQKPNPFPKSIYDNIAYGPRIHGLARNKADLDEIVEKSLRRGAIWDEVKDRLHAPGTGLSGGQQQRLCIARAIATEPEVLLMDEPCSALDPIATAQVEELIDELRENYSVVIVTHSMQQAARVSQKTAFFHLGNLVEYGDTDRIFTNPTDPRTESYITGRIG, encoded by the coding sequence ATGAACGATATGACGAAGATTGAAAGGACCGCAGCGATGCATGACATCAAGATCACCGCGAAGAACGTGCAGGTCCACTATGGTGACACCCACGCCATCAAGGATGTATCGGTCGACATTCAGGACAACACCGTGACCGCCTTTATCGGCCCGTCTGGTTGCGGCAAATCTACCTTCCTGCGCTGCCTGAACCGGATGAACGACACGATCGACATTTGCCGGGTCGACGGCGATATTCGTCTGGACGGCGAAGACATCTATGACAAGCGCGTCGATCCCGTGCAATTGCGCGCCAAGGTCGGCATGGTGTTCCAGAAACCCAACCCGTTCCCCAAGTCGATCTATGACAACATTGCCTATGGGCCGCGCATCCACGGGCTGGCCCGCAACAAGGCTGATCTGGACGAGATCGTCGAGAAATCCCTGCGACGCGGCGCTATCTGGGACGAGGTGAAAGACCGTCTGCATGCACCCGGCACCGGGCTGTCCGGTGGCCAGCAACAGCGCCTGTGCATCGCGCGTGCGATTGCAACCGAGCCCGAGGTGCTGTTGATGGACGAACCTTGCTCGGCGTTGGATCCGATTGCCACCGCGCAGGTCGAAGAACTGATCGACGAACTGCGCGAAAACTACTCGGTGGTGATCGTCACACACTCGATGCAGCAAGCTGCACGGGTCAGCCAGAAAACCGCGTTCTTCCATTTGGGCAACCTTGTGGAATATGGGGATACGGATCGGATATTTACCAATCCCACAGACCCGCGCACTGAAAGCTATATCACTGGCCGTATTGGCTGA
- a CDS encoding LuxR family transcriptional regulator, translating to MDPKLDYVARMCQCTSVTELWDVHCEAMNEFEFDRLVYGCTHFTTPTSLGPREDTLILSSHPREYVERLYTEDELYRHSPMIEWASQNSGACSWSWVHENVDKLSEKGLQVRDINRQMNVTAGYTISFPESSRRTRALMALTARSGLTQDQVDQIWDEHGNIIETLNHVVHLKIMSLPQQTDRAKLSARQREVLEWVGTGKTNQDIATIMGVSAATVEKHLRIARSKLGVDTTAQAILKISYLNQIRSPHG from the coding sequence ATGGATCCCAAGCTCGATTACGTTGCACGTATGTGCCAATGCACGTCCGTCACCGAGCTTTGGGATGTTCATTGTGAGGCCATGAACGAATTTGAATTCGATCGTCTGGTCTATGGCTGCACTCACTTCACGACACCGACATCTCTGGGCCCGCGTGAAGATACACTGATCCTGTCATCTCATCCGCGCGAGTATGTTGAGCGTCTGTACACCGAAGACGAACTCTATCGCCATTCACCGATGATCGAATGGGCCTCGCAGAACAGCGGTGCATGCAGTTGGTCCTGGGTGCATGAAAATGTCGATAAACTGTCGGAAAAAGGTTTGCAGGTCCGGGATATCAACCGGCAAATGAATGTGACTGCGGGCTATACGATCTCGTTTCCAGAATCCTCTAGACGAACGCGCGCATTGATGGCCTTGACCGCGAGAAGCGGATTAACTCAGGATCAGGTCGATCAAATCTGGGACGAGCACGGGAATATCATCGAGACACTGAACCATGTAGTGCATCTGAAAATCATGTCCCTGCCCCAACAAACGGACCGTGCGAAACTGTCTGCGCGTCAACGTGAGGTTTTGGAATGGGTAGGCACCGGCAAGACCAATCAGGATATCGCGACGATCATGGGCGTTTCAGCCGCTACAGTTGAGAAGCATTTGCGAATCGCTCGGTCGAAACTTGGGGTCGACACAACTGCACAGGCCATTCTCAAAATTTCCTACCTGAATCAGATTCGCTCCCCTCATGGTTGA
- the pstC gene encoding phosphate ABC transporter permease subunit PstC, with translation MSALWLLVIILALAVFGFFLGRRRALASVDGDRRKLHSLPNYYGFNVAMLALVPALLVLTLWVVVQPIAINASVASLIPDGLYEDGGQLNLIMSDVNRVAVGLDQLVLQTSLTEAGVTNLDAASTDLRGQLAQVGVVVGGDISPAVLAAAQVLRSKTETGNLALMVVVLIIAAGGFLAAMRMTSGTFRARNRVEAGVKLLLIGAASLAILTTIGIVLSLVFNTISFFGMFPASDFLFGTVWSPEGRGGSEHLGILPLLWGTLYISLVALLVAVPIGLFAAIYLAEYASRTTRAFAKPLLEVLAGIPTIVYGLFALTVVGPMLVGVFGADGLGWMQGARSVMTAGLVMGIMLIPFVSSLSDDIINAVPQAMRDGSFGLGATQSETVRHVVLPAALPGIVGAVLLAASRAIGETMIVVMGAGAAARLDLNPFEAMTTVTAKIVSQLTGDSDFASPEALVAFALGMTLFVLTLGLNILALMIVRKYREQYE, from the coding sequence ATGTCCGCACTTTGGCTTCTCGTGATCATACTGGCGCTGGCTGTTTTTGGTTTTTTCCTTGGACGCCGCCGCGCGCTGGCCTCGGTCGACGGGGATCGGCGGAAACTTCACTCCCTACCGAATTATTATGGATTCAATGTCGCGATGCTGGCCCTGGTGCCAGCCCTTCTTGTTCTAACGCTGTGGGTTGTCGTGCAGCCCATTGCGATCAACGCCAGTGTGGCGAGTTTGATCCCCGACGGGCTTTATGAGGATGGCGGTCAGTTGAACCTGATCATGAGCGACGTAAACCGCGTGGCTGTCGGGCTGGACCAACTGGTCCTCCAAACTTCCCTGACCGAGGCCGGGGTGACCAACCTTGACGCTGCCTCCACTGATCTGCGCGGGCAACTGGCACAGGTCGGTGTCGTCGTTGGAGGCGATATCAGCCCCGCCGTTCTGGCCGCTGCGCAAGTGCTGCGCAGCAAAACTGAAACTGGAAATTTGGCATTGATGGTGGTTGTCCTGATCATCGCAGCGGGTGGTTTTCTGGCCGCAATGCGCATGACCTCGGGAACTTTCCGGGCCCGCAACCGGGTCGAGGCTGGGGTGAAATTGTTGCTGATCGGGGCGGCATCCCTTGCGATCCTGACCACAATCGGCATCGTCCTGTCACTGGTCTTCAACACGATCAGCTTTTTCGGCATGTTCCCGGCCAGTGATTTCTTGTTCGGCACAGTCTGGAGCCCCGAGGGACGCGGCGGATCTGAACATTTGGGCATCCTACCGCTTCTGTGGGGCACACTTTACATATCGCTGGTCGCACTGCTGGTCGCGGTGCCCATCGGCCTGTTTGCAGCGATCTATCTGGCGGAATATGCCAGCCGCACCACACGTGCCTTCGCCAAACCGTTGCTTGAAGTGCTCGCTGGTATTCCCACCATCGTCTACGGTTTGTTTGCCCTGACAGTGGTTGGGCCAATGCTGGTGGGCGTATTCGGCGCGGACGGGCTGGGGTGGATGCAGGGCGCACGCTCGGTGATGACGGCGGGTCTGGTCATGGGCATCATGCTAATCCCCTTTGTCAGTTCGCTGTCCGATGACATCATCAACGCGGTGCCGCAGGCGATGCGGGACGGATCCTTCGGTTTGGGTGCCACGCAGTCGGAAACAGTGCGTCATGTGGTTTTGCCCGCAGCACTTCCGGGGATCGTCGGCGCTGTGCTGCTGGCCGCCAGTCGCGCGATCGGGGAAACCATGATCGTGGTGATGGGGGCAGGGGCCGCAGCCCGGCTGGACCTGAACCCGTTCGAGGCGATGACCACTGTCACCGCCAAGATTGTCAGCCAGTTGACCGGTGACAGCGACTTCGCCAGCCCTGAGGCGCTTGTCGCCTTCGCGCTTGGTATGACGCTCTTCGTCCTGACGCTCGGCCTGAACATCCTAGCGCTGATGATCGTTCGCAAATACAGGGAGCAATACGAATGA
- a CDS encoding response regulator transcription factor CtrA: protein MRILLVEDDPTTSRSIELMLTHANLNVYATDLGEEGIDLAKLYDYDLILLDLNLPDMNGHEVLRQLRMARVETPILILSGADDTENKIKGFGFGADDYMTKPFHREELIARIHAIIRRSKGHSQSVIKTGPIAVNLDAKTVDVDGRTVHLTGKEYQMLELLSLRKGTTLTKEMFLNHLYGGMDEPELKIIDVFICKLRKKLSTATGGDSHIETVWGRGYVLRDPEPAELDAKIAMGA from the coding sequence ATGCGTATCCTTTTGGTGGAAGACGACCCGACCACATCGCGAAGCATCGAACTGATGCTGACTCACGCCAATCTGAATGTCTATGCAACCGATCTGGGCGAAGAAGGGATCGATCTGGCCAAGCTCTATGACTATGACCTGATCCTTCTGGACCTTAACCTGCCGGACATGAACGGGCACGAAGTGCTGCGCCAGTTGCGCATGGCGCGGGTTGAAACACCCATCCTGATCCTGTCCGGTGCCGATGACACGGAAAACAAGATCAAGGGGTTTGGCTTCGGGGCAGACGACTACATGACAAAGCCGTTCCACCGCGAAGAACTGATCGCCCGCATTCATGCGATCATCCGCAGGTCAAAAGGCCATTCGCAATCGGTGATCAAGACGGGGCCAATTGCCGTCAATCTTGATGCAAAAACTGTCGATGTTGACGGGCGCACCGTTCATTTGACCGGAAAGGAATACCAGATGTTGGAACTTTTGTCGTTGCGCAAGGGCACAACCCTAACGAAAGAGATGTTTCTAAATCATCTTTACGGCGGGATGGATGAACCCGAATTGAAGATCATCGACGTGTTCATCTGTAAACTGCGCAAAAAACTGTCGACGGCGACTGGCGGCGACAGCCACATCGAAACCGTTTGGGGGCGCGGCTATGTTCTGCGCGATCCTGAGCCTGCTGAACTGGACGCAAAGATCGCGATGGGCGCCTAA
- the phoB gene encoding phosphate regulon transcriptional regulator PhoB has translation MSATAPCVLLVEDEPAQREILRYNLSAEGYDVTMAENGDDALILIEEVKPDLVLLDWMLPGVSGIEICRRLKTRKETRAIPVIMLSARSEEVDRVRGLETGADDYVVKPFSVSELMARIRTQLRRTRPAAVGQLLEYQDILLDGESHRVTRAGATVKLGPTEFRLLSTLMEKPGRVWSREQLLDRVWGRDVYVDTRTVDVHVGRLRKALCRQGGDDPLRTVRGTGYALG, from the coding sequence ATGAGCGCCACTGCACCTTGTGTTTTGCTGGTTGAAGACGAACCGGCCCAACGGGAAATCCTGCGCTACAACCTGAGCGCAGAGGGCTATGATGTCACCATGGCGGAGAACGGCGACGACGCATTGATCCTGATCGAAGAAGTGAAGCCAGACCTTGTGTTACTGGACTGGATGCTTCCCGGCGTGTCCGGCATCGAAATCTGCCGCCGCCTGAAAACTCGCAAGGAAACCCGCGCGATTCCTGTGATCATGCTATCGGCCCGATCAGAAGAGGTGGACCGCGTGCGCGGGCTAGAAACCGGCGCAGATGACTATGTGGTGAAGCCGTTTTCAGTCAGTGAATTGATGGCGCGCATCCGCACCCAACTGCGGCGCACACGTCCGGCAGCGGTCGGACAGCTTTTGGAGTATCAGGACATCCTGCTGGACGGCGAAAGCCACCGGGTGACGAGGGCCGGGGCCACGGTAAAACTGGGACCAACCGAATTTCGTCTTCTGTCCACCTTGATGGAAAAGCCCGGACGGGTCTGGAGCCGCGAACAATTGCTGGACCGTGTTTGGGGTCGCGATGTCTATGTCGACACTCGCACTGTTGATGTACATGTCGGACGGCTGCGCAAAGCGCTGTGTCGACAGGGTGGAGATGATCCGCTGCGAACTGTGCGTGGCACTGGCTACGCATTGGGGTAA